A portion of the Sphingobacterium spiritivorum genome contains these proteins:
- a CDS encoding SPFH domain-containing protein: MTSNTLLFIDGLTMVVLLGIGIVFFLIFAFFIILSMFYKKIPQGKAIVRTGIGGTKVAFNKGMYVIPVFHKMEIMDISVKKIEISRMQQEGLICKDNIRADIKVAFFVRVNKSVDDVINVAQNLGCDRASDPETLKSIFESKFSEALKTVGKKFDFIELYEARREFRDEILNIIGTDLNGYILDDCAIDYLEQTELKFMSPENILDSEGIKKITELTAKQNMNANLIRREEEKVIKKQNVEAREAILELDRQLAEKEERQKREIDNIRAREEAEIAKVREEERLKSETVRISTEESLAVQEENKLRQIIIAEKNKLRTDAVETERVEKDRALEETERLRIVTLAQIDKERSIETEKKGIQNVIKERVQLEKGVIEEQQGVKDLEVFREVERKKQAGVILASQEAEEKLIATVKAAEAAKIAAEQEAEKKVIDAEAARKIAEKKAQELLIEAEAKKEASSKEAEARKIIAEAQAKEEAAIGLSEAEVMIAKAEAEERQGTAAAMVIEKKAEAMRKEGLMQAEVVREKALAEASGIEEKAEAMKKLDGVGKEHEEFKLQLQKEKDVELAHIHIQKDIADAQSAVLSEALKSAKIDIVGGETMFFENIVRQVSNSKGFDHLIDNSKHALDIKNSLIGPDGNGDLAEKIKGLADKYGISSNDIKNLTVSAVLIKLQQAAKESNDDENAGFINSLFGMAKNLGISNKKLGL; this comes from the coding sequence ATGACTAGTAATACACTTTTATTTATAGACGGATTGACTATGGTGGTCCTCCTGGGTATCGGTATAGTCTTCTTCCTGATCTTTGCTTTTTTCATTATTCTGAGTATGTTCTACAAAAAGATTCCGCAGGGGAAGGCTATTGTCAGAACAGGTATCGGAGGGACCAAAGTTGCTTTCAATAAGGGAATGTATGTCATCCCGGTATTTCATAAAATGGAAATCATGGATATCTCTGTCAAGAAGATTGAGATTAGCCGTATGCAGCAGGAAGGACTAATTTGTAAGGATAATATTCGCGCAGATATAAAAGTTGCCTTTTTTGTGCGGGTCAATAAGTCCGTTGACGATGTGATCAATGTTGCGCAAAACCTGGGTTGTGACCGCGCCAGTGATCCGGAGACCTTAAAAAGTATTTTCGAATCGAAGTTTTCTGAAGCATTGAAGACTGTCGGGAAGAAGTTTGACTTTATCGAACTTTATGAAGCACGTCGCGAATTTAGAGATGAAATCCTTAATATCATTGGTACAGATCTGAATGGTTATATTCTGGATGACTGTGCGATTGATTATCTCGAACAGACGGAGCTCAAATTTATGAGTCCTGAAAATATACTGGATTCGGAAGGTATCAAGAAGATCACTGAATTGACAGCAAAACAGAATATGAATGCCAATCTGATCCGTCGTGAAGAAGAAAAAGTGATCAAAAAGCAGAATGTGGAAGCACGTGAGGCAATATTGGAACTTGATCGTCAACTGGCAGAAAAAGAAGAACGTCAGAAGAGAGAAATTGATAATATCCGTGCAAGGGAAGAAGCCGAGATCGCTAAAGTGCGTGAAGAAGAACGCTTAAAATCCGAAACTGTCCGTATTTCCACAGAAGAATCCTTAGCAGTACAGGAAGAAAATAAACTGCGTCAGATTATTATTGCGGAAAAGAATAAACTTCGTACAGACGCTGTAGAAACAGAACGTGTAGAGAAAGACCGTGCACTCGAGGAGACAGAGCGCCTGCGTATTGTGACATTGGCTCAGATCGATAAGGAACGCTCAATCGAGACGGAGAAAAAAGGAATACAAAATGTCATTAAAGAACGCGTACAACTGGAGAAGGGGGTAATAGAAGAACAACAAGGTGTCAAAGATCTGGAAGTATTCCGTGAAGTAGAGCGCAAGAAACAGGCTGGTGTTATTCTGGCATCGCAAGAAGCAGAAGAAAAATTAATTGCTACTGTAAAAGCTGCTGAAGCTGCTAAAATAGCGGCAGAACAGGAAGCAGAGAAAAAAGTAATCGATGCGGAAGCGGCACGTAAAATTGCAGAGAAAAAAGCACAGGAATTGCTGATTGAAGCTGAAGCTAAAAAAGAAGCATCCTCAAAAGAAGCTGAAGCAAGAAAAATCATTGCGGAGGCGCAGGCAAAAGAAGAAGCAGCTATTGGTCTTTCGGAGGCAGAAGTAATGATTGCTAAGGCTGAAGCAGAAGAACGTCAGGGGACAGCGGCTGCTATGGTTATTGAGAAGAAAGCAGAAGCAATGCGTAAAGAAGGATTAATGCAGGCGGAAGTCGTACGGGAGAAAGCATTGGCAGAAGCATCCGGTATCGAAGAGAAAGCTGAAGCGATGAAGAAACTGGACGGTGTAGGTAAAGAGCATGAGGAGTTCAAATTGCAGTTACAGAAGGAAAAAGATGTAGAACTGGCACATATCCATATTCAGAAAGATATTGCTGACGCGCAGTCTGCAGTATTGTCTGAAGCACTCAAATCGGCGAAAATCGATATCGTGGGTGGTGAAACGATGTTCTTTGAAAATATTGTGCGTCAGGTATCCAACTCCAAAGGATTTGATCATCTGATTGATAATTCGAAGCATGCGTTGGACATCAAGAATTCCCTGATAGGACCTGATGGCAACGGAGATCTGGCAGAAAAGATCAAAGGACTGGCTGATAAATATGGCATCTCATCCAATGATATCAAGAATCTGACGGTCTCTGCGGTATTGATTAAGCTGCAACAGGCTGCAAAAGAATCAAATGATGATGAAAATGCCGGATTTATAAATTCATTGTTCGGCATGGCCAAAAACCTGGGTATATCAAATAAGAAACTGGGGCTTTAA
- a CDS encoding OB-fold-containig protein → MKEIIDLLFNPLSNAIMTALTGISLIYWLFTMLMGDGFDFGDTHVNMDVAADVPDTDTADDGNVDTDAEPSFFTKMMDYINIGKVPVMVIVTLFKFIGWIITLVSSLVFHLAEYGTKSVLILIPVFVLTYFILHWVSKPLVRVYANVGYNGEEALDLMGRVGKMKSSIEGEHIGSAEFVIQQDVIRLNVRSNDRQKISYGDQVIIVDESADKKYYYVTKDINLDNI, encoded by the coding sequence ATGAAAGAAATTATTGACCTGCTTTTTAACCCGCTGTCCAATGCAATCATGACTGCATTGACAGGTATATCTCTGATCTACTGGCTTTTTACCATGCTGATGGGCGACGGGTTTGATTTTGGAGATACCCATGTCAATATGGATGTGGCGGCAGATGTGCCGGATACTGATACTGCGGATGACGGAAATGTGGACACTGATGCAGAGCCCTCATTTTTTACTAAAATGATGGATTATATCAACATCGGAAAAGTCCCCGTAATGGTAATCGTCACGCTTTTTAAGTTTATCGGCTGGATCATAACACTCGTTTCATCCCTTGTTTTTCATCTTGCTGAATATGGAACTAAATCCGTTTTGATTCTGATTCCCGTATTTGTTCTGACCTATTTTATCCTTCACTGGGTATCAAAGCCTCTGGTAAGAGTATACGCCAATGTCGGATACAATGGTGAGGAGGCACTTGATCTGATGGGAAGAGTAGGAAAGATGAAATCGTCCATAGAGGGAGAGCATATCGGGTCTGCAGAATTTGTGATTCAGCAGGACGTCATCCGGCTGAATGTGAGGAGCAATGACAGACAAAAGATCAGCTACGGAGATCAGGTCATTATTGTAGATGAGTCGGCAGACAAGAAATATTATTACGTAACAAAAGATATTAATTTAGATAACATTTAA